A single genomic interval of Oryza sativa Japonica Group chromosome 7, ASM3414082v1 harbors:
- the LOC4343951 gene encoding signal peptidase complex-like protein DTM1 precursor: MGRDEMLRRSLVALAAAVVVTGVVTASVRKAAATYGFGILAIAGVLLPDWEFFDRDYSQWLTPMPASRRTAAEAAADREHDVWKFKPYPLRMAMLTTIYGFGLYKWWMYVSS; this comes from the exons ATGGGGAGGGACGAGATGCTGCGGCGGAGCCTGGTGgcgctagcggcggcggtggtggtgacggggGTGGTGACGGCGTCGgtgcggaaggcggcggcgacgtacGGGTTCGGAATCCTGGCCATCGCGGGCGTGCTGCTCCCCGACTGGGAGTTCTTCGACCGCGACTACTCCCAGTGGCTCACCCCGATGCCGGCCTcccgccgcacggccgccgaAGCCGCCGCGGATCGCGAGCACGACGTCTGGAA ATTTAAGCCCTATCCCCTAAGGATGGCTATGCTTACGACAATCTATGGGTTTGGCCTTTACAAGTGGTGGATGTACGTATCTAGCTAG
- the LOC4343950 gene encoding uncharacterized hydrolase YugF isoform X1 gives MPPPPPPAAAIGRRSSILSFAAARDRCFSRRFLRAGLRPLAIPLPTGVDDDAGTTVHVWVPANPPRNPLLLLHGFGASATWQWAPYLRPLIAAGYDPIVPDLLFFGASYTRLADRSEAFQARSIKAAMDAIGVARFGLVGVSYGGFVGYRMAAMYPDAVERVVLVCAGVCLEEKDLAGGLFPVAGVGEAADLLVPRRPEEVRRLVRLTFVRPPCIMPSCFLWDYIKPALIVWGERDKVFPMELAHRLKRHLGESSRLVVIRNAGHAVNLEKPKDVCRNIIEFFQEGVTEPLNDEKV, from the exons atgccacccccacctccgccggccgcggccATCGGGAGGAGGTCGTCCATCCTCAGcttcgcggcggcgcgggaccgCTGCTTCAGCCGCCGCTTCCTCAGGGCCGGCCTCCGCCCGCTCGCCATCCCGCTCCCCACCggagtcgacgacgacgcgggcaCCACCGTGCACGTCTGGGTCCCCGCCAACCCGCCGCGGaacccgctcctcctcctccacggctTCGGCGCCTCCGCCACGTGGCAGTGGGCGCCCTACCTCCGCCCCCTCATCGCCGCGGGCTACGACCCCATCGTCCCCGACCTCCTCTTCTTCGGCGCCTCCTACACCCGCCTCGCCGACCGCTCCGAAGCCTTCCAGGCGCGCTCGATCAAGGCGGCCATGGACGCGATCGGGGTCGCCAGGTTCGGCCTGGTCGGGGTCAGCTATGGGGGATTCGTGGGCTACAGGATGGCGGCCATGTACCCGGACGCGGTGGAGAGGGTGGTGCTGGTGTGCGCGGGGGTTTGCCTGGAGGAGAAGGACCTGGCCGGTGGGCTGTTCCCGGTGGCCGGcgtcggggaggcggcggacctGCTcgtgccgcggcggccggaggaggtgCGGCGCCTCGTCAGGCTCACATTCGTGCGGCCACCCTGCATTATGCCCTCCTGCTTCCTCTGGGATTACATTAAG CCAGCGCTCATAGTTTGGGGGGAGCGGGATAAGGTATTCCCCATGGAGTTGGCTCATAGACTGAAGAG ACATCTAGGTGAGAGTTCTCGATTAGTAGTGATAAGAAATGCTGGGCATGCGGTCAACCTTGAGAAGCCCAAGGATGTGTGCAGGAACATCATTGAGTTTTTCCAAGAGGGAGTCACCGAACCTTTGAACGATGAGAAG GTGTAG
- the LOC4343950 gene encoding uncharacterized hydrolase YugF, with protein sequence MPPPPPPAAAIGRRSSILSFAAARDRCFSRRFLRAGLRPLAIPLPTGVDDDAGTTVHVWVPANPPRNPLLLLHGFGASATWQWAPYLRPLIAAGYDPIVPDLLFFGASYTRLADRSEAFQARSIKAAMDAIGVARFGLVGVSYGGFVGYRMAAMYPDAVERVVLVCAGVCLEEKDLAGGLFPVAGVGEAADLLVPRRPEEVRRLVRLTFVRPPCIMPSCFLWDYIKVMGSDYIQEKTELLYALISERQLSDLPIISQPALIVWGERDKVFPMELAHRLKRHLGESSRLVVIRNAGHAVNLEKPKDVCRNIIEFFQEGVTEPLNDEKV encoded by the exons atgccacccccacctccgccggccgcggccATCGGGAGGAGGTCGTCCATCCTCAGcttcgcggcggcgcgggaccgCTGCTTCAGCCGCCGCTTCCTCAGGGCCGGCCTCCGCCCGCTCGCCATCCCGCTCCCCACCggagtcgacgacgacgcgggcaCCACCGTGCACGTCTGGGTCCCCGCCAACCCGCCGCGGaacccgctcctcctcctccacggctTCGGCGCCTCCGCCACGTGGCAGTGGGCGCCCTACCTCCGCCCCCTCATCGCCGCGGGCTACGACCCCATCGTCCCCGACCTCCTCTTCTTCGGCGCCTCCTACACCCGCCTCGCCGACCGCTCCGAAGCCTTCCAGGCGCGCTCGATCAAGGCGGCCATGGACGCGATCGGGGTCGCCAGGTTCGGCCTGGTCGGGGTCAGCTATGGGGGATTCGTGGGCTACAGGATGGCGGCCATGTACCCGGACGCGGTGGAGAGGGTGGTGCTGGTGTGCGCGGGGGTTTGCCTGGAGGAGAAGGACCTGGCCGGTGGGCTGTTCCCGGTGGCCGGcgtcggggaggcggcggacctGCTcgtgccgcggcggccggaggaggtgCGGCGCCTCGTCAGGCTCACATTCGTGCGGCCACCCTGCATTATGCCCTCCTGCTTCCTCTGGGATTACATTAAG GTAATGGGCTCGGATTATATCCAAGAAAAAACTGAGTTATTATATGCTTTGATTAGTGAAAGGCAGCTTTCAGATCTTCCAATAATTAGCCAG CCAGCGCTCATAGTTTGGGGGGAGCGGGATAAGGTATTCCCCATGGAGTTGGCTCATAGACTGAAGAG ACATCTAGGTGAGAGTTCTCGATTAGTAGTGATAAGAAATGCTGGGCATGCGGTCAACCTTGAGAAGCCCAAGGATGTGTGCAGGAACATCATTGAGTTTTTCCAAGAGGGAGTCACCGAACCTTTGAACGATGAGAAG GTGTAG